ACACGGAGGCCGGGTTTTTCTACCTGTAGCAGGAGAGAGCCGCGAGAAGGAGGTTCAGGCATGAGGCGGTCGGGCGTGAGCTGGCGGGAACATAGCCGACGATCGCCGGTTACCCAAACCGGCGTTTCTCCGGAACCTAGTGGTGTCCCTGCGGGTGTGTGGCCCGCGATGTACCGGAGGTGGCGAAGCGTGATGCGCAAGGCGGGATGCGTCAGCGGGTCGTACTGCCGCAGCGCGAGAAATCCGCGAGCTGTTGCCCGTGGGGCGGGATCGGTCCGGGCTGGTGTCCGACACGCACGGCAGATTGGGAGCCACGGCCTCGAAGGTCGCTTACCACGGGTGCTGTGGCCGAACCGTCATGCGGCGGAAGCGGCTTTGGTAAGCGGGGCGGTAAGGGCTGTGTGGAGTACTGGCGACATGAGTAGCGGCACGCAGGGATGGAGCGGCACGCAATGAACGGGGTGGAAATGAACGCGCAGGAAGCGGCGGAGATGACGGCTCGTCTGGCGGAAGTGGAAGACAAGCTCGTCCGGTTGGAGGAGTTGGCGCGTCAGGTGGCCGAGGGAGTGGCGGCTACTTCTTCTTCGGCTTCTCGGTGACCCCGGCAAGCTGCTGGAAGACGCCTAGCAGGCTGTCCAGTCTGGCGTTTATGGCGTCCAGGCGCCCGGAAAGTTCCATGTACTCGGGGGTGGGCATGTGTCGTTCGCCTTCTTGCTCTGCCTGGCCGGCCTTCGGGCTGGACTCGGAGGGCAAGGGGTCAGTGACGAAATTGCCCCGTCCGGGCGTGGAGTAGATCAGGCCCTCGTCCTGTAGGAGGCGCAGCGCGCTGCGGGCGGTCATGTTCGCGATCTCGTATTTGGCTTCGAGGTCGCGTGAGGACGGGACGCGTTCGCCCGGCTTGATGCGGCCGGATCGGATCTGCTGGCGGATCTCGTCGGCGACCAGCTTGTAAGGCGGAGTGTGGGAATCCCTCGGCAGACTCATAGGCCGAGGGTAGCCCGCCTAGCACACCCACCGCACTAGATCGGTCGCACACCCATCAGTCCAGTGGTCTAGCGCGCTCGGTGGGATGGGTGCGCTAGGTGGTTGACGGGGGCGTCGGTCGTAGTGCAGTGTTGAACCCGCACCGCCACCCCGGTGGTGCTCAACGGAAGGAAGTAACACCCATGGCGCGTATTCGCGTTGGCCTGCTGGAGACCACCACGTTCATGGTCGGCACGCTGCCGGTGCCGAAGTACACGGACCAGGAGAAGACGACGCTGGCGACGGACCGCGAGACGGGACAGCCGCTCTACACGGTGACCGTGTTCCTCATGGAAGAGGAGCGGGCTGAGGCCCTGAAGATCACGGTTCCGAAGGACGGTCTGCCGAACGGGCTCATGCCCGGCATGCCGGTCCGGCCGGTGGAGCTGTTCGCGACCCCGTGGGCGCGGATCTTCAACGGGTCGCTGATGGACGGCATCGCCTACCGGGCCATGTCGCTGGAACTGGTCACTCCGGCGCCTGCGGCCGAGCCGGTCAAGAAGGCTGCCGCGTGAGCGAGGAATCGCTTCGGCCCTGGGGTGAGCGCGTCTACCCGATGCCTCACTCCGGGCCGGACCCCCGGTTCAGCGAATCCCTCGTCAACTCCATTGCCGCGCTGCTCGTCGGCTACGGCTACCCGCCGGTGACGAACGTGTGGGACTGGAGCGAACTCGAAATGGCCGTTGCGGCCTTCCTCTACGAATCAAAGGAGAAGTGAATGTCAGTGGAGGAGGTGGTCGGCTACGCCCCTCTCGTGCTGGGGGCGGGCCTCGCCCTCATCGCCTTGTGGGCGGTGCTGTGGATAGTGCGCTATGCGTTGGCCGACACGATGATGAGGGCCAGCATCCGCCAAGCCGTGCGGGTGCGCCGGACCTGGAAGCGGCTCGCGCCGATGGCCGGACTCTCGGTCACCGACAAGACGCCCACCGCCCTCGCGTCCCTGTCGGCCACGGACGGCAAGGCACCGAAACCGCGGGTTCTCATCCCGGCCCTGAAGGTGAAGCCGGACCGGTTCGGCGTCGTGGTGCGGGCCAACTGCCTGCCCAAGGTGAGCCTGGAGGAGTTCCAGAAGGCTGCCCCGTATCTGGCGGACGCGTGGCGCTGTGAGCGGGTCTCGGTCCTGCCGGACGGCCCCGGCCAGGTGATCATTCGGGGTGTGCGGGTGGACCCACTCATCACCCGAACCGAGCATGTGCCCACGGGCGCGGTGCCCGAGAAGGCGGCGACCTGGGATCTGGGCGTGGATGAGTACGCCCAGCCGGTGACGGTCGACCTGTCACAGGTTCCGGGTGTGACCGTGGCTGGCCTGCCCGGCTTCGGCAAGACCTCTCTCATCAACCGCCTGGTCTGCGACTGGGCGCCCTCGACCGCGATTCAGTTTGTCGGCTTCGACGGCAAGGTCTCAAAGGCTCATGAGGGGGACTACGCCGACCTGGTCAAGCGCATGTACGCCTTCGTCGGTGACGACCTGGAGGACGCCCACAAGCTGTTCAATCGGCTCGTGGACTTGCGTCGTGCGCGCTCCTCTTCGATCCGGTCCGTACTGGGCGTCAAGAGCATGTGGGATGTCGGCCCGTCCGCAGCCTGGCCGCTTGTGGTGGCGATCATCGACGAAGCCCACACCTACTTCCGCGAGTACAAGGGCAACGACCCCGAGACGAAGAAGCTCGCCCGCCTTGCGGCCGAGAATGCCCGGCTCGTTGAGGACCTCGTCAAGAAGGGCCGCAGCGTCGGCGTCCTGGTCATCCTGGCCACGCAGAAGTCCACGGGGGATGCGATCCCGACGTTCATCCGTGACGTGTGCCCGGTCGGTCTGTCGTTCGCGCAGAAGACTGCCGAAGCGGCGGTGGCTGCGCTGGGGGAGGACATCCGCAACTGGGACGACGCCAACCCCATCAACCTCCAGGACCCGGCCTATGTCGGTGTCGCGTCCATGAGCCACCAGTCCCGGCCCGGCTTCGCCCGCATCCGGACCCCGTATGTGTCCGACGCGGACGCGGCCCGCATCGCCGCCGACACCGCCCACCTCGCTCACGACCCCATGGACCTCCTCATCGCGCACACGGGCCTGAGCCTGTCCAAGGTCGATGACCTCTCCGACCTCTTCGGGGAGGAACCTGAGGCTGCCTGACTCGAACACCCCGTACCGACTGGCCCTTTGGAAGGAGGTGAACCCTCATGACTGAGGACCGGATCACTCAGCGCACCGTGACCGTGGTCATGGTCGTCATCGCCGCCCTGGCGTTCGTCTTCTCCTTCGGCAACGTCTGGTCGCTGGCCCTGCGGCTTGGCGTCCCGGCCCCCATCGCACCCCTGATCGCCCCCATGGTCGACCTGTCGGTGGTCGGGCTCCTGGTGGCCCTGCGCTACCTCTCCCTGCGTGGCGTCCCACCGGAGCAGATGAAAGCAGCCACGCGGCTGATGCACGTATCCGGACTGCTGACCTTGGCCCTCAACATCGCCGAACCCATCGCCGCCGGACACTACGGCCGCGCCGCCATAGACGCGGTCGCCCCCTTGCTCCTCCTCGGATGGGGCACGGTCGGCCCGCAGCTCCTGCGCCACTTCCACACCGTGAGCGACACGACACCCGCCCTGGCCTCGATCAGCGAACCGGCCCCGGCCGCTGCCGAGATGACGCCGGAACCGGAACCGCTCCCCGCCGTTGTGGATGCGGAACCGGCACCTGCTCCGGCTCCCGCTCCGGCTCCGCCCGTCCCGGCCACGCCCGCGCCGGTGCCTGCGGCGAAGGTCCCTGAGCCGCTTCTCAACGAAGCCCGCTCGATCGCCTCGGCTCATCGCGCCGAACACGGCGAGAGCATCACCCCGGCCCAGCTCAAGCGACGCCTCGGTGTCGGCCTGCCCATGGCTACCGCCCTGCACACCGCTCTGTTGGCCTGATCCCTCCGCCGACCTCCCCGGCAATCCCATTCGCCCCCCGCCCCACCGGGCTCGGTCCGCCATGCCTCCGGGCAGCAACCGCCCTCACCTGCCGTTGCTGCCCGGCGGCCCCACCTCGCGCCAGAAGGGACACCCGCAACAATGGCCCGCCCTCTCGACCTGCGCCACGTGATCAGCCCCGCCGTGCGGGACCTCATCGAACTGGCCAACCTCCACGACTTCGACCGCGTCACCGAGCAAGTCCGCAACCTGCGCGGCTGCACCCGCCCCGTCAACCTCGTCGGCTGGACCACCACCAGCGACAAGACGACCAAGAACGTTCTGCGCTCCTACTCCACTGCTGATGAACCCACCGGACGGCTCCTGACCGCGTGCGGCAACCGCCGCTCCTCTCGCTGCCCGGCCTGCTCCCGCCTCTACGCCGCCGACACTTACCACCTGATCAAGGCCGGACTGTCAGGCGGCAAGACCGTCCCCGAAACCGTCCGCACCCACCCCCGCGTGTTCGCCACACTCACCGCCCCCTCCTTCGGCCCCGTCCACAACCGCCCCACCACCAACGCGGGCAAGCCCCTGCCCTGCCGCTGCGGCGCCCACCACCCCGAAGATGCCCCGCAGTTGGGCACGCCGCTGAATCCCGCCACGTACGACTACACGGGCGCGGTGCTGTGGAACGCGCATGCAGGGTCCCTGTGGGCACGCTTCACCACCTACCTCCGCCGCGCACTTGCCGCCCACCTCGGCATGACACAGAAGGCGCTGAACGCCGCCGTGCGTATCTCGTTCGCCAAGGTCGCTGAGTACCAAAAGCGCGGCCTGGTCCACTTCCACGCCGTGATCCGCTTCGACGGCCCCGACGGCTACACCACCGAGCCCCCCGCCTGGGCCACTGCCGATGCCCTCGACCACGCCGTACAGACTGCTGCCCGCCGCTCTGTGCTCACCGTGGAATCAGACGCCATCGGCGAACGCGAGATCACCTGGGGCGACCGGATCGACGTGCGCGAGATTGCTGCTCTTGGGGACGGCGAACTCACTGACCAGAAGGTAGCCGCCTACGTCGCCAAGTACGCCACCAAGAGCGCCGAAGGCTCCGGCACCGTCGACCGCACCCTTGTCTGCCGCCCCTGCCAAGGTCGCGGCCACGTGCGCGGCCCGGACGGCTTCCACGACCTGTGCACGGACTGCGACGGCACCGGACAAGCCGAACCCTTGCGTGACCTGCGCGTACAGCAGCACGTCCGCCAGATGATCCGCGCCGCCTGGGCGCTGGGCCACTTGCCCGAATTCGCTGAGCTCAAGCTCTGGAAGTGGGCCCACATGCTCGGCTTCCGCGGCCACTTCTCCACCAAATCCCGCCGCTACTCCACCACCCTCGGCGCTCTGCGCGACGTACGCCGAGCCTGGCGCACCGCGCAAACCGAGCAAGCCCGCATCCGTGCCGGCCACCCCGCTCCCGAGGAGAACACCACTCTCGTCACCGACTCCTCATGGCAGTACCTCGCCTCCGGCTACCGCCCCGGCGAAGAACTCCTAGCTGCTCACGCCCGCTACGAACGCGAGCAAGCCCAAGAGCAGAAGGCACGTGCCAAGACGGAAGGGGAGCCCTGGCAATGATGGTCGCGACCCTGAACGCTGAGCGGCTGTTGCCCCGTGACGAAGACCAGGTGACGCAGCGCA
This Streptomyces sp. NBC_01283 DNA region includes the following protein-coding sequences:
- a CDS encoding GntR family transcriptional regulator; the protein is MSLPRDSHTPPYKLVADEIRQQIRSGRIKPGERVPSSRDLEAKYEIANMTARSALRLLQDEGLIYSTPGRGNFVTDPLPSESSPKAGQAEQEGERHMPTPEYMELSGRLDAINARLDSLLGVFQQLAGVTEKPKKK
- a CDS encoding DUF2637 domain-containing protein, whose product is MTEDRITQRTVTVVMVVIAALAFVFSFGNVWSLALRLGVPAPIAPLIAPMVDLSVVGLLVALRYLSLRGVPPEQMKAATRLMHVSGLLTLALNIAEPIAAGHYGRAAIDAVAPLLLLGWGTVGPQLLRHFHTVSDTTPALASISEPAPAAAEMTPEPEPLPAVVDAEPAPAPAPAPAPPVPATPAPVPAAKVPEPLLNEARSIASAHRAEHGESITPAQLKRRLGVGLPMATALHTALLA
- a CDS encoding FtsK/SpoIIIE domain-containing protein, whose amino-acid sequence is MSVEEVVGYAPLVLGAGLALIALWAVLWIVRYALADTMMRASIRQAVRVRRTWKRLAPMAGLSVTDKTPTALASLSATDGKAPKPRVLIPALKVKPDRFGVVVRANCLPKVSLEEFQKAAPYLADAWRCERVSVLPDGPGQVIIRGVRVDPLITRTEHVPTGAVPEKAATWDLGVDEYAQPVTVDLSQVPGVTVAGLPGFGKTSLINRLVCDWAPSTAIQFVGFDGKVSKAHEGDYADLVKRMYAFVGDDLEDAHKLFNRLVDLRRARSSSIRSVLGVKSMWDVGPSAAWPLVVAIIDEAHTYFREYKGNDPETKKLARLAAENARLVEDLVKKGRSVGVLVILATQKSTGDAIPTFIRDVCPVGLSFAQKTAEAAVAALGEDIRNWDDANPINLQDPAYVGVASMSHQSRPGFARIRTPYVSDADAARIAADTAHLAHDPMDLLIAHTGLSLSKVDDLSDLFGEEPEAA
- a CDS encoding replication initiator, with the protein product MARPLDLRHVISPAVRDLIELANLHDFDRVTEQVRNLRGCTRPVNLVGWTTTSDKTTKNVLRSYSTADEPTGRLLTACGNRRSSRCPACSRLYAADTYHLIKAGLSGGKTVPETVRTHPRVFATLTAPSFGPVHNRPTTNAGKPLPCRCGAHHPEDAPQLGTPLNPATYDYTGAVLWNAHAGSLWARFTTYLRRALAAHLGMTQKALNAAVRISFAKVAEYQKRGLVHFHAVIRFDGPDGYTTEPPAWATADALDHAVQTAARRSVLTVESDAIGEREITWGDRIDVREIAALGDGELTDQKVAAYVAKYATKSAEGSGTVDRTLVCRPCQGRGHVRGPDGFHDLCTDCDGTGQAEPLRDLRVQQHVRQMIRAAWALGHLPEFAELKLWKWAHMLGFRGHFSTKSRRYSTTLGALRDVRRAWRTAQTEQARIRAGHPAPEENTTLVTDSSWQYLASGYRPGEELLAAHARYEREQAQEQKARAKTEGEPWQ